Part of the Jatrophihabitans sp. GAS493 genome, GCTGAGTACGGAGGCACGCTGTACGTCGTGGTCGATCGAGTCGACCTCGGCGACGGTGACGCCCATTGCCTGGGCGACCTCCTCCGGCTTCGGGCTGCGGCCCAGGGTGGAGGCCAGCTGGGCCCGAACGGTGTCGGCCTGGCGGGCCCGGCCACGGACGGAGCGGCTGGCCCAGTCGAGGCCGCGCAGTTCATCCATCAGCGCGCCGCGGATTCGGATCGCAGCGAAGCGTGCGAAGGGCACGCCGCGCGAGTCATCGAAGTTCTGGGCGCTCACGACGAGGGCGAAGAGTCCGGCGGACGTCAGCTCGTCACGGCTTACATGGGCAGGGACGCGGCCAAGGGTCTCGCGGACCAGGTGACCGACCAGAGCGAGGTTGGCGGTGACCATCGCGTCGACCTCAGTCGCGGACGGACGTGCAAGCGCGGGGGCGTGGGATTCCACGATTCCTCCATTGGGACCAGGCTGGAAGGCGACTCTGCGAGGCGCCTATTTACTTCCCCAGTTACTTCCCCGAGTACTACGTGGAGCTAAGTGGTGCGGTGTGGTGCCGACGCTCTTCCCGGAGCGTCATGCGGCTCTCCCGAGAGCCGCAGCCGCTCTTCCCGAGAGCGACCGTGTCGGTGTTAAGTCGACGTGAGTAGCATTAAGGCTGCCGGGTAGCACGTCAAGTTCAACTGAGATGTAATTTACATGAGCTCGGCGTTTCGTCCGATTCTGAGGCATATGCCCGGCCAAAAACCTTTACAGGACCCGTGAGTAGCTCGATCTTTAGGGGTGTCCCTACCCCTAATCGGGGTATCGGCTCACGTCTACTTCACGGCGGCCGACGGGCTGATCGGGTCTCACATCATGCCGATCTCACATCCCGGCCGGCCTACGTCCGACGAGGCGTCTCTCCTACTGCTCTATATGCAGTGCGGTCGGCGAATCTAAAGTGCCCAGATCGCTAAGATTTGACAGACGTCCGGCGATGGTTCATTTGTGGGCAATCATCAGCGAGGGAATCTCATGACTAGCAGCGACAACGCGCAGTCCTATTCAGCAGTGAGCAGCATGCTCTGGCGTGAACGCGAACTACTGGATCTGCTTCTGTTCAAACTGACCGAGGAGCGACTCATCCTCACAGACGGGGCGACCCGCTGGTTGGCACACGCCAACCGCGAGGTCGAGACCGTCCTCGGCGAACTGCGCGGTATCGAGGTACTGCGCGCCGCCGAGGTCGACCACCTCGCCGAGGGGCTGGGGCTCCTATCGGCACCGACGCTCTCGTCAATCATCGACGGGTCGCCGGAGCCGTGGCAGACCCTGCTGGCTGAGCACCGCAGTGCGCTCGCCGGCCTGGTGGCCGAGGTTCGGGCGATCACGGCCGAGAACCACCAGCTGCTCGCGGCGGGTGCCCGGTCGGTGCGTGAGACTCTGATGAGCCTGCGCGCCGAGGCCGGCACCTACGACGCCCGCGGCGAAGCCGTCACCCGGACCCGTGGTCCGCTGATCGTGGACGAGCAGGCATGACCGGCTTCGGGAGCCTGGTGCGGGCCAACAACGCACTCGGCGCGGCCAGCTACGGCCTCGACGTCACCGGACAGAACATCAGCAACGCCAACACCACCGGCTACACGCGCCAGCGCGCCGATCAGGTCTCGGTTGGACCGGTCAGCAACGTACCTTCTATATACGTATCGCGGCAGAGGGGTGACCAGGGCGTGGCGATCAGCGGCACCTCACGGTTGAACGACCCTGTCATCGATGCCCGCGACCGCCTGGAGAACTCCCGGTCGAGCTACCTCGCGACCGCGGCCTCCACGGCCTCGGCCATCGAGACCGCCTTCCCGGAGCCGACCACCTCCGGCCTCTCGGCCCAGCTCGACACCTACTTCCAGTCCTGGTCGGCGCTGGCGAACCAGCCGAACGCCAGTGGCACCGCCTCCACCGCTCTGCGCCAGGCCGTCCTCTCGGCCGGAACCGCGGTGACCACGTCCCTGAACACGGCCGCCCAGAACCTGGCCGACACCTCGGCCACGCTCACCTCGCAGCTCTCCTCCACGGTGACGGCGGCGCAGAACTCGGCCACCCAGCTCGGGCAGCTCAACGCGGCGATCAAGGTCGCCTCGAGCACCGGGCAGAACACCAACGCGCTGGCCGATCAGCGGGACATGATCCTGGCCGACCTGGCCAAGTCGGTGGGTGGCACGGCCACCATCAACTCCGACGGCACGGCGGATGTCACCGTCGGCGGACAGGCCCTGGTCACCGGCAACACGGTGAGCACGCTGGCCATCGACCCGACCTCGCAGGTCACGGTAAACGGCACCGTCGCCACCATGACGACCGGTGCCGCCGGCGCCCTCGTCACCGGCATCACGGTCACCGTCCCGGCGTACCAGGCGAAACTCGACAACGTCGCGGCGACACTGGCGAGCACGGTCAACGCCGCGCACCAGGCCGGCTACGACGCCAACGGAGTCGCCGGTGGCGCCTTCTTCTCCGGCACCACCGCCGCCACCATCGGCGTCGCCATCACCGATCCGGCCGAACTCGCAGCCAGCGCCAGCGCCAGCGCGACCGGTAACAATGACGGCACACAGGCCACCACGATCGCGAACCTGGCCACCCAGCCGGGCAGTGCCAGCACCACCTACGTGAACCTGGTCGGCGACGTCGGCTCGATGAGCGCCCTGGCGACCCAGCAGCAGACCATCCAGGACTCGGTGACCACCAACATCGACGCCACCCGGCAGTCCAACTCGGGCGTCAACTACGACGAAGAGGTCACCAACCTCCTCATGTACCAGCGCTCCTACCAGGCGGCGTCGCGAGTACTCACCACAGTCGACGACATGCTCGACACTCTGATCAACCGGACTGGAAAGGTCGGGTTATGACCGCGCTACGTATCACCGCCGGCTCCACGCAGTACGCCTCGATCCAACGGGTGCAGGCGGCCGCTCAGCGGCTGGCCGAGCAGCAGGCGAAGCTCTCTTCGGGGCAGCAGATCACCAAGCCCTCGGACAACCCGGGTGGCGCCATCAGCGCGCTCTCGCTGCAGGGGCAGATCTCGCGGAACACGCAGTACACCGCGAACGCCAACGACGCGATCGGCTTCCTGACCACCGCCGACTCCGCTTACTCCAGCATCGTCACGCAGGTCCAGAAGGCCCACGACCTGGTGCTGCAGGGCATGAGCACCGGCGGCAGCACTCCGGCCTCGGCCGGAGCCATCGCCCAGCAGATCGATTCGCTGCGCAGCGGCCTGCTGGCGGTCGCGAATACG contains:
- the flgK gene encoding flagellar hook-associated protein FlgK, encoding MTGFGSLVRANNALGAASYGLDVTGQNISNANTTGYTRQRADQVSVGPVSNVPSIYVSRQRGDQGVAISGTSRLNDPVIDARDRLENSRSSYLATAASTASAIETAFPEPTTSGLSAQLDTYFQSWSALANQPNASGTASTALRQAVLSAGTAVTTSLNTAAQNLADTSATLTSQLSSTVTAAQNSATQLGQLNAAIKVASSTGQNTNALADQRDMILADLAKSVGGTATINSDGTADVTVGGQALVTGNTVSTLAIDPTSQVTVNGTVATMTTGAAGALVTGITVTVPAYQAKLDNVAATLASTVNAAHQAGYDANGVAGGAFFSGTTAATIGVAITDPAELAASASASATGNNDGTQATTIANLATQPGSASTTYVNLVGDVGSMSALATQQQTIQDSVTTNIDATRQSNSGVNYDEEVTNLLMYQRSYQAASRVLTTVDDMLDTLINRTGKVGL
- the flgN gene encoding flagellar export chaperone FlgN; its protein translation is MTSSDNAQSYSAVSSMLWRERELLDLLLFKLTEERLILTDGATRWLAHANREVETVLGELRGIEVLRAAEVDHLAEGLGLLSAPTLSSIIDGSPEPWQTLLAEHRSALAGLVAEVRAITAENHQLLAAGARSVRETLMSLRAEAGTYDARGEAVTRTRGPLIVDEQA